The Streptomyces sp. NBC_00306 sequence GGAGGCGGCTCAGGAGACGGCGGCTCCCTTCGGCGCCAAGGTCGCCGCGTCCTTCGACGAACTGCTGGAGCAGTGCGAGGCGGTCGCCTTCGCCGTGCCCCCGGCGGTGCAGGCGGAACTCGCCGTACGGGCCGCGAAGGCGGGCCGGCCGATGCTGCTGGAGAAGCCGCTCGGCCCGGACCTCGCAGCCGCCCGCAGGGTCGCCGACGCCGTCGCCGAGCACCAGGTCGTGACCCAGCTCGTCCTGACCAAGCGCTACCACCCCCGCACCCGGGACTTCCTCGCCCGCGCGGCAGGTCTGACGGTGAGCGGAGCACGGTCCTGCTATCTCCACGGAGCCTTCCTCGGCGGAGACTTCGCCACCTCCTGGCGCCTCGAACACGGCGCCCTGCTGGACCTCGGCCCGCATCTGCTCGACCTGCTCGACGTCGCCGTCGGCCCCATCACCTCGATCCGCAGCACCGGTGACCCCCGCCGCTGGATCGAGCTGACCTGCGAGCACGCCGACGGAGCCGTCAGCCAGGCATCGCTGTCCGGGTCGGTGAAACTGGAACGGGCCCGGACGCGGATCGAGTTGTTCGGACCGGGCGACGAACTCGTCTACGACACCGCGGACATGGACCACGACGAGTGCTGGCCGGTGCTGCGCCGCGAATTCGCGGCCGCGGTCCGCTCCGGTATTGATCACCCCTTGAACGCGGCGCGCGGCCTGCGGCTGCAGGAACTGCTGGCGATGGCCGAGGGAGTATCGGCCCGGTAGGACGGTGAGACCGGGGAGAGCAGGGCCCGCTTGTGGCGGCGCGCCCTGCCCCCGCTGTATGCGCCGGGGATCGACGCCTGGAGTGACCGGCGGTATGTGCCCACCGAGGTGTGACCATCGCGGTCCGCTGCCACGACGACCGCGAGTGGATTCCGGTGTGCTCCGTGCCACGTACACTCCCCCCATGGGTTGCACACACGCGATGAGGGAGTGCCTGCGAAGGGCCCCGTCCGCGATGCGCCCGTTCGCGCCGCGGATTCATTGCCGCGCGCTGCACGGCCACGGCTAGCCATCTCCTGACCGGGCCCCGTCCGGGCACCCACTCCCGTCCACGACGCCTGTGCGTCCTGTAGGACGGGCGCCTTCCTCGTGCTCCCCGCTCGACCGGTGACGGTCCCGCCTCCGCGGCCCGCGCCTCTCCACCGCGCACCCCCCTGCACCACTCCCGCGGCCGTTCGGCGTGCAGTCGCCCCTGTCGGCGACGGCACACCACCGGACTGTCCGCACCTCCGAGAGGATCCCTGTGAAGTTGAGCGAACTGCTGGCCGGGCACGAGCACGAGGTCCTCACGGGCGATCCCGACACGGTGATCACCGCCGGAACATGCTTCGACGCCGATCGTGTGTCTCCCGGATCCCTGTTCATCGCGGTTCCCGGTCATCGCGAGGGCGGTCCCGAGGCCGTCGTCCCGGCCCTGGCGCGCGGCGCCGTCGCCGTCCTCGTCGAGGACTCCGCTTCCTGCCTCCCGCCGGCGGTGCAGACGGGAGCCGCCGTGTGCGTGGTGCGGGTCCCGGACGCGCGTACGGCCGCGGCTGTCGTCACCTCTCGGTTCTACGGCGAACCCGGACGGCAGATGGACATGATCGCCGTGACCGGCACCAACGGGAAGACCTCGGTGTCGTACATGGTCGAGTCTGTGCTGCGGATCTCCGAAGAGGCACGGGTGGGTGTCATCGGAACCGCCGGCAGCCGGATCGGCGACGAGCTGATCCCCATGCCGAGGTCCGTCCTCACCACACCGGAGTCCCCCGACTTCCAGTACCTGTTGGGCCATATGCGCGACCGCGCGGTGAGCACGGTCGTCCTGGAGGCCACGTCGATGGGCCTGCTGAACCACCGCGTCGACAACGCTTTCATCGACGTCGGCATCTTCACCAACCTGACCCAGGACCACCTGGACGACCACGGCACGATGGAGAACTACCGGGACGCCAAACTGCGCCTGTTCCAGGGGCTGTGCCGGCGCGCCGTGGTGAACGCGGGCGACCCGGTGGGCGCGGGCATCAGCGCGATGATGCCGGATGCGGTGACCACCTATGCCATCGACGGCGAGGCCGACTACCGGGCGAGCGATCTCAGCATGGACGCGTTCGGTACACGCTTCACCCTCCATCACGCCGGACGCGACTACCCGGCGGCCGTTCCGGTACCGGGACGGTTCTCGGTGTCGAACGCACTGGCCACCGTCGCGGCCTGCCACCTGCTGGGGCACGACCTGCCGGGGCTCATCGCCGCGCTCGGCCTGATGCCACCGGTTCCCGGCCGCTTCGAGCGGTACCAGACCCCGTCCGGCACCGCCGTGATCGTGGACTACGCCCACTCGCCCGACTCGCTCGAGAAAGTCCTCACCTCCATCCGGGAGTTCGCCGAAGGAGATGTCATCACCGTCTTCGGCTGCGGCGGCGACAGGGACACCACCAAGCGTGCGCAGATGGGCGAGATCGCCGGGGAACTGTCCGATCTGGTCGTCCTCACCTCCGACAACCCGCGCAACGAGGATCCCGAGGCCATCCTGGACCAGATCACTCCCGGTCTGCTGGCCGCGGACAGCCGGTTCAAACGATGCACGGACCGCCGTCAGGCCATCGACATCGCCCTCGCCGCCGCGGGCCCGCACGACATCGTTCTCGTCGCGGGCAAGGGCAGCGAGCCGTACCAGATCGTCGGCGAGCAGTTGGTGCCGTT is a genomic window containing:
- a CDS encoding Gfo/Idh/MocA family protein; translation: MQHASPSDDSLPAPVRVGLVGAGPWARAMHARMLAAGPETTLQAVWARRPEAAQETAAPFGAKVAASFDELLEQCEAVAFAVPPAVQAELAVRAAKAGRPMLLEKPLGPDLAAARRVADAVAEHQVVTQLVLTKRYHPRTRDFLARAAGLTVSGARSCYLHGAFLGGDFATSWRLEHGALLDLGPHLLDLLDVAVGPITSIRSTGDPRRWIELTCEHADGAVSQASLSGSVKLERARTRIELFGPGDELVYDTADMDHDECWPVLRREFAAAVRSGIDHPLNAARGLRLQELLAMAEGVSAR
- a CDS encoding UDP-N-acetylmuramoyl-L-alanyl-D-glutamate--2,6-diaminopimelate ligase; the encoded protein is MKLSELLAGHEHEVLTGDPDTVITAGTCFDADRVSPGSLFIAVPGHREGGPEAVVPALARGAVAVLVEDSASCLPPAVQTGAAVCVVRVPDARTAAAVVTSRFYGEPGRQMDMIAVTGTNGKTSVSYMVESVLRISEEARVGVIGTAGSRIGDELIPMPRSVLTTPESPDFQYLLGHMRDRAVSTVVLEATSMGLLNHRVDNAFIDVGIFTNLTQDHLDDHGTMENYRDAKLRLFQGLCRRAVVNAGDPVGAGISAMMPDAVTTYAIDGEADYRASDLSMDAFGTRFTLHHAGRDYPAAVPVPGRFSVSNALATVAACHLLGHDLPGLIAALGLMPPVPGRFERYQTPSGTAVIVDYAHSPDSLEKVLTSIREFAEGDVITVFGCGGDRDTTKRAQMGEIAGELSDLVVLTSDNPRNEDPEAILDQITPGLLAADSRFKRCTDRRQAIDIALAAAGPHDIVLVAGKGSEPYQIVGEQLVPFSDMATVRELAAAQDTGGR